The Sulfuriferula thiophila region TGGAGGCGCGTACCGATGCGTGGGGGCAGTTGCGCGGTAACGAAGGTGTGTGGCTGACCACGGCTCAACGCAGCCAATCCGGTGCCAGTGTGACGTCTACTCAGCTGGATGTGAGTGAGGCGGCGAGCCAGTTAACGGCAGCAGACAGTTTGAACAAGACCTTGCGCGATGCAGCAGTGGCGCAGTCTGCGCAAATATCCGATAGTGCATTGAAGTCCGTCCCTGATTTGATGTTGAAG contains the following coding sequences:
- a CDS encoding type VI secretion system Vgr family protein, producing the protein EARTDAWGQLRGNEGVWLTTAQRSQSGASVTSTQLDVSEAASQLTAADSLNKTLRDAAVAQSAQISDSALKSVPDLMLK